A genomic stretch from Halorhodospira halophila SL1 includes:
- the ftsX gene encoding permease-like cell division protein FtsX, with protein sequence MARRPERGATPRRRQARAEARAQRAALRTSRRSEAGAIGRLLAAPLLYLSRHAQALAAAVQRARGAPLHSVLTSAVVGIALALPAAFMLSLENAERVAGGWEDGAPQISLFLAHDAGPDTLREQAEVAAEQAGVTRVEPVTPDAALAEFRAGSDFDAALELLDENPLPPVLVVTVDRGLDPDAVAELAEGLADDPAVVRMRLDQEWVERLHAIMTLAERALWSAGVLLALAVILVIGNTIRLTIESRRHEIEIIKLIGGGNGFVRRPFLYEGIGYGLIGGLLAWLLTEAGRWALAGPASRLAATYGTDFTLSGLGLANGLLLSVGGAALGVLGAWTAVARHLSAIEPR encoded by the coding sequence ATGGCCCGGCGTCCGGAGCGCGGGGCGACCCCCCGGCGGCGCCAGGCTCGGGCCGAGGCGCGGGCACAGCGGGCGGCGCTGCGCACCTCACGGCGCAGCGAGGCCGGCGCCATCGGGCGCCTGCTGGCCGCCCCGCTGCTCTATCTCTCCCGCCACGCTCAGGCGCTGGCGGCGGCTGTGCAGCGTGCCCGGGGGGCGCCGCTGCACAGCGTGCTGACCAGCGCCGTGGTGGGGATCGCCCTGGCCCTCCCGGCGGCGTTCATGCTCAGTCTGGAGAACGCCGAGCGGGTCGCGGGGGGCTGGGAAGACGGGGCGCCGCAGATCTCCCTGTTCCTGGCCCACGATGCCGGGCCCGACACCCTGCGCGAGCAGGCGGAGGTGGCGGCCGAACAGGCCGGCGTGACCCGGGTGGAGCCGGTGACCCCGGATGCGGCCCTGGCGGAATTCCGGGCCGGATCCGACTTCGACGCAGCGCTGGAACTGCTCGATGAGAATCCGCTGCCGCCGGTGCTGGTGGTGACGGTCGATCGCGGGCTCGACCCCGACGCCGTGGCCGAGCTGGCCGAGGGGTTGGCCGACGACCCGGCGGTGGTGCGCATGCGGCTCGATCAGGAGTGGGTCGAGCGCCTGCACGCCATCATGACGCTGGCCGAACGGGCCCTGTGGTCCGCCGGGGTGCTGCTGGCCCTGGCGGTGATCCTGGTCATCGGCAATACCATCCGTCTGACCATCGAGAGCCGGCGGCACGAGATCGAGATCATCAAGCTCATCGGCGGGGGCAATGGTTTTGTGCGCCGACCGTTCCTCTATGAAGGCATCGGCTACGGGCTGATCGGGGGGCTGCTGGCCTGGCTGCTCACCGAAGCCGGGCGCTGGGCACTGGCCGGTCCGGCCAGCCGGTTGGCGGCCACCTACGGGACCGATTTCACCCTCAGCGGTCTGGGCCTGGCGAACGGGCTGCTGCTGTCGGTGGGCGGCGCCGCCCTCGGCGTGCTCGGGGCCTGGACCGCTGTGGCACGGCACCTGAGCGCCATCGAACCGCGGTAA
- the mutM gene encoding bifunctional DNA-formamidopyrimidine glycosylase/DNA-(apurinic or apyrimidinic site) lyase — MPELPEVETTRRGLQVHLVGRTLQRVVVRQRQLRYPVPARVEAAVVGEEVVALERRAKYLLIRLGGGAWLLLHLGMSGSLRLVAETDAPGRHDHVDLVLNDGRAVRLTDPRRFGCLLLGDGDPQDHRLLRRLGPEPLGSAFDGAVLHRAARGRRVAVKALLMDATVVVGVGNIYANEALFRAGIRPDRAAGRIARARYDRLAGAVRAVLEAALAAGGTTLRDFTDGSGEPGYFAVNLSVYGASVCPVCGGALRQIRLAQRGTWFCPRCQR; from the coding sequence TTGCCCGAGCTGCCCGAGGTTGAGACCACCCGTCGCGGCCTGCAGGTCCACCTGGTCGGGCGTACCCTGCAGCGCGTCGTGGTACGCCAACGGCAGCTGCGCTATCCCGTGCCGGCCAGGGTGGAGGCCGCCGTCGTCGGTGAGGAGGTGGTGGCCCTGGAGCGGCGCGCCAAGTATCTGCTGATCCGCCTTGGCGGCGGTGCCTGGCTGTTGCTGCATCTGGGTATGTCCGGGAGCCTGCGGCTGGTGGCGGAGACCGATGCCCCGGGGCGGCACGACCATGTCGATCTGGTCCTCAATGATGGCCGTGCCGTCCGCCTGACCGACCCGCGCCGTTTTGGCTGCCTGCTCCTCGGTGACGGGGACCCGCAGGACCACCGGCTGCTCCGCCGCCTTGGCCCCGAGCCGTTGGGATCGGCCTTCGATGGGGCCGTGCTGCACCGCGCGGCCCGTGGCCGTCGCGTGGCGGTGAAGGCCCTGCTGATGGATGCCACCGTCGTGGTCGGGGTGGGGAATATCTATGCCAATGAGGCGCTCTTTCGTGCCGGTATCCGCCCGGACCGAGCGGCCGGGCGGATCGCCCGGGCCCGGTACGACCGCCTGGCCGGGGCCGTACGGGCGGTCCTGGAGGCAGCGCTGGCGGCGGGGGGCACCACGCTGCGCGATTTCACCGACGGTTCGGGTGAGCCGGGATACTTCGCCGTGAATCTGTCCGTCTATGGCGCTTCGGTGTGCCCGGTCTGCGGCGGCGCGCTGCGCCAGATCCGGCTGGCGCAGCGCGGGACCTGGTTCTGCCCCCGGTGCCAGCGCTAG
- the ftsE gene encoding cell division ATP-binding protein FtsE produces MIHFDRVSKRYPRAGQDGLRGVSLEIGQGELVFITGHSGAGKSTLLRLIPRLERPSGGRVVVAGVDVGQLPRRKIPLLRQRVGVTFQDHRLLADRSVFGNVALPLEITGVARREAARRVRAALDKVGLLHKETSYPEALSGGEQQRVGIARAVVNRPPVLLADEPTGNLDPGLSEEIMRLFTSFVSIGTTVLIASHDLELVERFGHRTLTLRQGELVGDRPAREAV; encoded by the coding sequence ATGATCCACTTCGACCGGGTCAGCAAGCGCTACCCGCGCGCTGGCCAGGACGGCCTGCGGGGCGTCAGCCTGGAGATCGGTCAGGGCGAGCTGGTCTTCATCACCGGCCACTCCGGTGCCGGCAAGAGCACCCTGCTGCGCCTGATCCCCCGGCTGGAGCGGCCGAGCGGCGGGCGGGTGGTGGTCGCCGGCGTCGACGTGGGCCAGCTGCCCCGGCGCAAGATCCCGCTGCTGCGCCAGCGGGTCGGGGTGACCTTCCAGGATCACCGCCTGCTGGCGGATCGCAGCGTCTTCGGCAACGTCGCCCTGCCGCTGGAGATCACCGGGGTCGCCCGGCGCGAGGCAGCGCGCCGGGTGCGCGCCGCCCTCGACAAGGTGGGCCTGCTGCACAAGGAGACGAGCTACCCCGAGGCCCTCTCCGGAGGGGAGCAGCAGCGGGTGGGCATCGCCCGCGCGGTGGTCAACCGGCCCCCGGTGCTGCTGGCCGACGAGCCCACCGGCAATCTGGATCCGGGACTCTCCGAGGAGATCATGCGGCTGTTTACCTCGTTCGTGAGCATTGGCACCACGGTGTTGATCGCCAGCCACGACCTGGAGCTGGTCGAGCGGTTCGGCCACCGCACCCTGACGTTGCGCCAGGGTGAGCTGGTGGGCGATCGACCGGCCCGAGAGGCGGTCTGA
- the coaD gene encoding pantetheine-phosphate adenylyltransferase gives MGVTAIYPGTFDPITHGHTDLIQRGARLFDRLIVGVAANPSPSKAPAFAVEERLELARTALAGIDNVEVEAFTSLLVDFVAHHEAQVIVRGLRAVSDFEYEFQLASMNRQLRADVETVFLTPAEQYAFISSSLVREVAALGGDVSRFVHPAVAEALRNRVRRVP, from the coding sequence ATGGGCGTAACCGCCATCTACCCCGGGACCTTCGACCCGATCACCCATGGGCACACGGACCTGATCCAGCGCGGAGCGCGGCTGTTCGACCGCCTGATCGTCGGCGTCGCCGCCAACCCCAGCCCTTCGAAGGCGCCCGCCTTCGCCGTGGAGGAGCGCCTGGAGCTGGCCCGCACGGCCCTGGCCGGCATCGACAACGTCGAGGTGGAGGCCTTTACCTCCCTGCTGGTGGACTTCGTCGCGCACCACGAGGCGCAGGTCATCGTCCGCGGCCTGCGGGCCGTCTCCGATTTCGAATACGAGTTCCAGCTGGCGAGCATGAACCGCCAGCTGCGGGCCGACGTCGAGACCGTATTCCTCACACCGGCGGAGCAGTACGCCTTCATCTCCTCAAGCCTCGTCCGCGAGGTCGCCGCGCTGGGCGGTGACGTCTCGCGTTTCGTCCACCCGGCAGTGGCGGAGGCATTGCGCAACCGCGTCCGCCGCGTCCCCTGA
- the ftsY gene encoding signal recognition particle-docking protein FtsY has product MSESEKTDKRPGLMGRLRNGLRRTRSGLTEGLATLFVGRRELDDELLEELEMRLLQADVGMEATQKVLDGLVERLGGSGGGTGETVLEALRSEIVKVLEPVEKPLQIDTDKRPFVILTVGVNGAGKTTTIGKLAARFQNEGRSVMVAAGDTFRAAAVDQLQQWGERVGCPVIAQPTGSDPASVVFDAHQAARARGADVLIADTAGRLHTQDNLMEELRKIRRVLGRQDADAPHETLLVLDGGNGQNALAQAEQFGAAVNVTGLAVTKLDGTARGGVLLALAERLQVPVRYIGVGEKVEDLRTFRAADFAEALTAE; this is encoded by the coding sequence ATGAGCGAAAGCGAGAAGACCGACAAACGCCCCGGGCTGATGGGGCGACTGCGCAACGGGCTGCGGCGGACCCGCAGCGGGCTCACCGAAGGGCTGGCGACGTTGTTCGTTGGCCGCCGCGAACTCGACGACGAGCTCCTCGAGGAGCTGGAGATGCGTCTGCTCCAGGCCGACGTCGGCATGGAGGCGACGCAGAAGGTGCTCGACGGTCTCGTCGAGCGCCTCGGTGGTTCCGGCGGCGGTACCGGCGAGACGGTGCTGGAGGCCCTGCGCAGCGAGATCGTCAAGGTGCTCGAGCCGGTGGAGAAGCCGCTGCAGATCGATACCGACAAGCGGCCCTTCGTCATCCTCACGGTCGGGGTCAACGGGGCCGGCAAGACCACCACCATCGGCAAGCTGGCGGCCCGTTTTCAGAACGAGGGGCGGTCGGTGATGGTCGCCGCAGGCGATACCTTCCGCGCCGCTGCAGTGGATCAGCTCCAGCAGTGGGGCGAACGGGTCGGTTGCCCGGTGATCGCCCAGCCCACGGGCTCGGATCCCGCCTCGGTGGTCTTCGATGCCCACCAGGCCGCCCGCGCCCGCGGTGCGGATGTGCTCATCGCCGATACCGCCGGCCGCCTGCACACCCAGGACAACCTCATGGAGGAGCTGCGCAAGATCCGCCGCGTGCTCGGCCGGCAGGATGCCGATGCGCCCCACGAGACCCTCCTTGTGCTCGACGGTGGCAACGGCCAGAACGCACTGGCCCAGGCCGAGCAGTTCGGCGCGGCGGTGAACGTGACCGGTCTGGCCGTGACCAAGCTGGACGGGACCGCCCGTGGTGGCGTGCTGCTGGCCCTGGCCGAGCGGCTCCAGGTGCCGGTGCGCTACATCGGCGTGGGTGAGAAGGTCGAGGACCTGCGCACCTTCCGTGCGGCCGACTTTGCCGAGGCGCTGACCGCCGAATGA
- the rpmG gene encoding 50S ribosomal protein L33 encodes MAGKSAREKIKLVSSAGTGHFYTTDKNKRNTPHKLEMKKYDPVVRKHVTYRETKLK; translated from the coding sequence ATGGCCGGTAAGAGCGCACGCGAGAAGATCAAGCTGGTGTCGAGTGCCGGCACGGGCCACTTCTACACCACCGATAAGAACAAGCGAAACACCCCGCACAAGCTTGAGATGAAGAAGTACGATCCGGTCGTACGCAAGCACGTAACCTACCGCGAGACCAAGCTCAAGTAG
- a CDS encoding protein-L-isoaspartate O-methyltransferase → MTDSARDNMIRRQIRPWNVLEPRVLEALEAIPREDFVPEHLRGMAYSDLQLPLGNGEVMMEPRLEGRMLQELDPAPGEKALEVGTGSGYVTACLAHLCGHVTSVELHADLHRQAQQRLEAAGVAEGTELVQGDAAHGWHDAQHYDVISVTGSLPELHDGFHSSLTIGGRLFVIVGQGPMMEALRITRTGPNAWSTQSVFDTAVPPLRGLTKRDPFKL, encoded by the coding sequence GTGACTGATTCGGCACGCGACAACATGATCCGCCGCCAGATCCGCCCGTGGAACGTGCTCGAGCCGCGGGTGCTGGAGGCACTGGAGGCGATCCCCCGCGAGGATTTCGTACCCGAGCACCTGCGCGGGATGGCGTACAGCGACCTGCAACTGCCGCTGGGCAACGGCGAGGTGATGATGGAGCCCCGCCTGGAAGGGCGGATGCTGCAGGAACTGGACCCGGCACCGGGCGAGAAGGCGCTGGAGGTCGGCACTGGCAGCGGTTACGTCACCGCCTGCCTGGCCCACCTGTGTGGCCACGTAACCAGTGTCGAGCTGCACGCCGACCTGCACCGACAGGCTCAGCAGCGGCTCGAGGCCGCCGGGGTAGCCGAGGGCACCGAGCTGGTCCAGGGCGATGCCGCCCACGGCTGGCATGATGCCCAGCACTACGACGTGATCTCGGTCACCGGCTCCCTGCCCGAGCTCCACGACGGCTTCCACAGCTCCCTGACCATCGGCGGCCGGTTGTTCGTCATCGTCGGTCAGGGCCCGATGATGGAGGCCCTGCGCATCACCCGCACGGGCCCCAACGCCTGGTCGACCCAGAGCGTCTTCGATACCGCAGTGCCGCCGCTGCGCGGCCTGACCAAGAGGGATCCATTCAAGCTTTGA
- a CDS encoding M16 family metallopeptidase, with product MALRRLLTTLLLASLAPLAAADRVHHHELDNGLTVLVQEDHRGGVVASMLWYHVGSGHEHRPITGISHAVEHMMFKGTETRETGEFARQIAREGGQTNAFTARDFTGYFQLLAADRLELAMELEADRMHQLVFDPEEFQREMQVIHEERRQRVDDPPEARAFERFTATAHMASPYRHPIIGWQRDLDRLRLEELEAWYQRWYTPSNATLVVVGAVEPERVFELAERHFGEVPAREAEPQPEGREIDAAPGERRIEVRFDDARVPMLFLGYNVPSLATAADPGDAYALLLAAELLDGGRSARLPEALVRGSGVATSASAGYSPVARLDTLFSLVARPADDQDLDDLESALREQIHRLQEEPVADSELERAMTRLFAAEVYARDAPMGRAQRLGRLASTGIGWEEAQRFEERVRAVSPEAIQRAAETYLQPERLTVGRLLPGEED from the coding sequence ATGGCCCTGCGCAGACTGCTCACCACCCTGCTGCTCGCCAGCCTGGCGCCGCTTGCTGCGGCTGACCGCGTGCACCACCACGAGCTGGACAACGGCCTGACCGTTCTAGTCCAGGAGGACCACCGCGGCGGCGTGGTCGCCTCCATGCTCTGGTACCACGTCGGATCCGGCCACGAGCACCGGCCCATCACCGGCATCTCCCACGCCGTCGAACACATGATGTTCAAGGGCACCGAGACCCGCGAGACCGGTGAGTTCGCCCGACAGATCGCCCGCGAAGGGGGGCAGACCAACGCCTTCACCGCCCGCGATTTCACCGGCTACTTCCAACTGCTGGCGGCCGACCGCCTCGAGCTGGCCATGGAGCTGGAGGCCGACCGCATGCACCAGCTGGTCTTCGACCCCGAGGAGTTCCAGCGCGAGATGCAGGTCATCCACGAGGAACGGCGCCAGCGGGTCGACGATCCGCCGGAGGCCCGGGCCTTTGAACGCTTCACCGCCACCGCCCATATGGCCAGCCCCTACCGCCACCCGATCATCGGCTGGCAACGGGACCTGGACCGCCTGCGCCTGGAGGAGCTCGAGGCGTGGTACCAGCGCTGGTACACCCCGAGCAACGCCACTCTGGTGGTGGTCGGCGCGGTGGAGCCGGAGCGGGTCTTCGAACTGGCCGAGCGGCACTTCGGCGAGGTCCCTGCCCGCGAGGCCGAGCCGCAGCCGGAGGGCCGCGAGATCGACGCCGCCCCCGGGGAGCGACGCATTGAGGTCCGTTTCGACGACGCCCGCGTGCCCATGCTCTTCCTCGGCTACAACGTCCCCTCGCTGGCCACCGCGGCGGATCCCGGCGACGCCTACGCCCTGCTGTTGGCGGCCGAGCTGCTCGACGGCGGGCGCTCCGCCCGCCTGCCGGAGGCCCTGGTGCGCGGCAGCGGGGTGGCCACCAGCGCCTCGGCGGGCTATTCGCCGGTGGCGCGTCTCGACACCCTCTTCTCGCTGGTGGCACGGCCGGCCGACGACCAAGACCTGGACGACCTGGAATCCGCCCTGCGCGAGCAGATCCACCGGCTCCAGGAGGAGCCGGTGGCAGACTCGGAGCTGGAGCGCGCCATGACCCGCCTGTTCGCCGCCGAGGTCTACGCCCGGGACGCCCCCATGGGCCGCGCGCAGCGACTGGGGCGGCTGGCCAGCACGGGCATCGGCTGGGAAGAGGCGCAGCGTTTCGAGGAGCGGGTTCGCGCCGTCTCCCCGGAGGCCATCCAACGTGCCGCCGAAACGTACCTGCAACCGGAGCGGCTCACCGTGGGCCGCCTGCTGCCCGGCGAGGAGGATTGA
- the rpmB gene encoding 50S ribosomal protein L28 has product MSKVCQVTGTRPGTGNNVSHANNKTRRRFLPNLHDHRYWVESENRWVRLRVSAKGMRIIDKRGIDAVLADMRARGERV; this is encoded by the coding sequence ATGTCCAAGGTCTGCCAAGTCACCGGCACGCGTCCGGGTACGGGGAACAACGTTTCCCACGCCAACAACAAGACGCGCCGGCGTTTTCTGCCCAACCTGCACGATCACCGCTACTGGGTGGAGAGCGAGAATCGCTGGGTACGTCTGCGTGTCTCCGCCAAGGGCATGCGGATCATCGACAAACGCGGCATTGACGCGGTGCTCGCCGACATGCGGGCCCGTGGGGAGAGGGTCTAA
- a CDS encoding M16 family metallopeptidase, with translation MGVLHRFGAAAVATVMLLAGTAQADPFGPEVQRWEGREGAAVYFIQAREVPMVDIQVIFDAGSARDRGTPGLALLTSRSLDQGAGELDAGALARRLEDVGARLSTSAGRQQAQVHLRSLSDATALDASVDLLEKVLAVPAFDEEAVQRELRHMQQNLRAERQSASNIALRALYAAMYDDHPYAPPPSGTEEGLAALDASRVAAFFHEHYVAANASIAIVGDLGREQAEALADRLLGALEGGEPAPALPEPPAEPAQEEIRIRFPGSQTALMMGLPAIARGEEELEYPLRVANHVLGGGGLVSRLYQSMREERGLSYASSSSLNIMPVGGPWLIRSTVEAERSEEALEVLRAEVERLARDGLEDEEIDATVRHLTGSFPLSVANNSALVGQLSVMAANRLPTDHLARYIPRMEAVDAAAIRRALDERLDPTRMVTVLVGPDLENADMEMDPE, from the coding sequence ATGGGCGTCCTGCATCGATTCGGCGCGGCCGCCGTGGCCACCGTCATGCTGCTGGCCGGCACTGCACAGGCCGATCCGTTCGGCCCCGAGGTCCAGCGCTGGGAAGGCCGCGAAGGGGCCGCCGTCTACTTCATCCAGGCGCGCGAGGTACCGATGGTGGACATCCAGGTGATCTTTGACGCCGGCAGCGCCCGCGACCGCGGCACACCGGGCCTGGCGCTGCTCACCTCGCGCAGCCTGGACCAGGGGGCCGGTGAGCTCGATGCGGGAGCCCTGGCCCGCCGCCTGGAAGACGTCGGCGCGCGGCTGAGCACCTCGGCGGGCCGCCAGCAGGCCCAGGTCCACCTGCGCAGCCTCTCCGACGCCACGGCGCTGGATGCCTCCGTGGACCTCCTCGAGAAGGTCCTGGCCGTACCGGCCTTCGACGAGGAGGCGGTCCAGCGGGAGCTGCGACACATGCAGCAGAACCTGCGCGCCGAACGCCAGTCGGCCTCGAACATCGCCCTGCGCGCACTCTACGCCGCGATGTACGACGATCACCCCTACGCCCCCCCGCCGTCGGGCACCGAGGAGGGGCTGGCAGCCCTGGACGCCTCCCGGGTCGCCGCCTTCTTCCACGAGCACTACGTCGCCGCCAACGCCAGCATCGCCATCGTGGGGGACCTGGGGCGCGAGCAGGCCGAGGCACTGGCCGATCGCCTGCTCGGCGCCCTGGAGGGCGGTGAGCCGGCGCCGGCACTCCCCGAGCCGCCCGCCGAGCCGGCGCAGGAGGAGATCCGCATCCGCTTCCCGGGCTCACAGACGGCGCTGATGATGGGCCTGCCGGCGATCGCCCGCGGCGAGGAGGAGCTGGAGTACCCGCTGCGGGTGGCCAACCACGTCCTGGGCGGCGGCGGACTGGTGTCGCGGCTCTACCAGAGCATGCGCGAGGAGCGCGGGCTCTCCTACGCCTCGTCGTCGAGCCTGAACATCATGCCGGTGGGCGGCCCCTGGCTGATCCGCTCCACGGTCGAGGCCGAACGGAGCGAGGAAGCTCTGGAGGTGCTGCGAGCCGAGGTCGAGCGCCTCGCACGCGACGGCCTGGAGGACGAGGAGATCGACGCGACCGTTCGCCACCTCACCGGTTCCTTCCCGCTCAGCGTGGCGAACAACTCGGCGCTGGTCGGGCAGCTCAGCGTCATGGCAGCCAACCGCCTGCCCACCGACCACCTGGCGCGCTATATACCGCGCATGGAGGCCGTGGACGCGGCGGCGATCCGCCGCGCGCTGGACGAGCGGCTCGACCCGACGCGGATGGTCACCGTGCTGGTCGGCCCGGACCTGGAGAACGCTGACATGGAGATGGATCCAGAGTGA
- a CDS encoding EAL and HDOD domain-containing protein produces the protein MSEIFLARQPVFDRELRVCGYELLYRAGREESARFADGDAATATVILSAFMEIGLRSITGGQPAYLNLTRRFLLQQPVPFPQHEVVIEVLEDVAPDQELRAALCRLSRQGYRIALDDYLLDDSGRERLLPCVDMVKVDVLGMAPQEIVRHARTLQRQGVPSLLAEKIESREVMDLCRAAGFDYFQGFFLSRPTTLSRRSVPHNRLPLLRLIASLQRPELDVREIEQIIGQDVSLSYKILRYLASPLFPTRDIDSIRAAVLYLGRRQLANWAVLLAMTSCNDQPSERIVALLVRARTCEQLVRHRYGGSDPGAAFTIGLFSGLDAVLDAPLSVICAELPLSFEVRQALLELEGPYGRILAAVLAQERGDWERLAATGVDPMQVNHHYLESLKWADAQWAWLAHLSRSERPERLAARRRGPPSES, from the coding sequence ATGTCGGAGATCTTTCTGGCCCGTCAGCCGGTATTCGACCGCGAGCTGCGGGTCTGTGGCTACGAACTCCTCTACCGCGCCGGGCGTGAGGAATCGGCGCGTTTTGCCGACGGCGACGCGGCCACGGCCACTGTAATCCTCAGCGCCTTCATGGAGATCGGGCTGCGCTCGATCACCGGTGGGCAGCCGGCCTACCTGAACCTCACCCGGCGATTCCTCCTGCAGCAGCCCGTGCCGTTCCCGCAGCACGAGGTGGTGATCGAGGTCCTCGAGGACGTGGCCCCCGACCAGGAGTTGCGGGCAGCACTGTGCCGGTTGTCGCGGCAGGGTTACCGGATCGCCCTGGACGACTATCTGCTCGATGACTCCGGCCGGGAGCGGCTGCTGCCGTGCGTGGACATGGTCAAGGTCGACGTCCTCGGCATGGCGCCGCAGGAGATCGTGCGCCATGCGCGGACCCTCCAGCGTCAGGGGGTGCCGTCGTTGCTGGCCGAGAAGATCGAGAGCCGAGAGGTGATGGATCTGTGCCGTGCGGCGGGGTTCGACTATTTCCAGGGGTTCTTCCTGTCGCGGCCGACCACGCTGTCGCGGCGCTCGGTGCCGCACAACCGCCTGCCGCTGTTGCGCCTGATCGCCTCGCTGCAGCGCCCGGAACTGGATGTGCGGGAGATCGAGCAGATCATCGGCCAGGATGTGTCACTGTCCTACAAGATCCTGCGCTATCTGGCCTCGCCGCTGTTCCCCACCCGGGACATCGACAGCATCCGCGCCGCCGTGCTCTACCTGGGGCGCAGGCAGCTGGCGAACTGGGCTGTGCTGTTGGCCATGACCTCCTGCAACGATCAACCCTCTGAACGCATCGTCGCCCTGCTGGTGCGGGCGCGCACCTGCGAGCAGTTGGTGCGCCACCGCTACGGCGGTTCCGATCCTGGCGCGGCGTTCACCATCGGATTGTTTTCCGGGCTCGATGCTGTGCTCGACGCGCCGCTGTCGGTCATCTGTGCCGAGCTGCCGCTCAGCTTCGAGGTGCGTCAGGCGCTGCTTGAGCTTGAGGGTCCCTACGGGCGCATCCTCGCCGCGGTCCTGGCCCAGGAGCGGGGAGACTGGGAACGTCTGGCAGCCACCGGGGTCGATCCCATGCAGGTCAACCATCACTATCTCGAGTCGCTGAAGTGGGCGGACGCCCAGTGGGCCTGGCTAGCTCATCTATCCCGCAGCGAGCGTCCGGAACGGTTGGCCGCCCGCCGGCGTGGTCCGCCGTCGGAATCGTGA
- the rsmD gene encoding 16S rRNA (guanine(966)-N(2))-methyltransferase RsmD — protein MSRRRGSQLRIIAGQWRGRRLPIPAEIGVRPTGDRVRETLFNWLAPMLPGARCLDLFAGTGALGLEALSRGAAEVVLVERERRVADTLRRNLTTLGATQARVECADGVHYLRNRPAGGPFEIVLLDPPYGTGLLADCCHALATGGWLAPGAHIYIEDDRNTPTPPLPAGWHVHRQGRAGRCRFQLLRADGANPDED, from the coding sequence GTGAGCCGCCGCCGCGGGAGCCAGCTGCGTATCATCGCCGGGCAGTGGCGGGGACGGCGCCTGCCGATCCCGGCAGAGATCGGGGTGCGGCCCACCGGTGACCGGGTTCGCGAAACCCTGTTCAACTGGCTGGCCCCGATGCTGCCCGGCGCACGCTGCCTGGACCTGTTCGCCGGTACCGGCGCATTGGGCCTGGAGGCCCTCTCCCGCGGTGCCGCCGAGGTGGTCCTGGTGGAGCGCGAGCGGCGGGTCGCCGACACCCTGCGCCGGAACCTGACCACGCTGGGAGCGACACAGGCGCGGGTGGAGTGTGCCGACGGGGTCCACTACCTGCGCAACCGCCCCGCCGGCGGCCCCTTCGAGATCGTCTTACTCGACCCGCCCTACGGCACCGGGCTGCTGGCAGACTGCTGTCACGCCCTGGCCACCGGCGGATGGCTTGCGCCCGGCGCCCACATCTATATTGAAGACGACCGCAACACCCCGACGCCGCCGCTACCCGCGGGGTGGCACGTCCACCGGCAGGGCCGGGCCGGACGGTGCCGCTTCCAACTGCTGCGTGCCGACGGAGCCAACCCAGACGAGGACTGA